A genomic segment from Triplophysa dalaica isolate WHDGS20190420 chromosome 22, ASM1584641v1, whole genome shotgun sequence encodes:
- the sytl2a gene encoding synaptotagmin-like protein 2 isoform X1, with the protein MIDLSYLTDEEQGKILAVLKRDTKLKNSEEQRIKKLHKTEKDKSRLKYLTGEWFYESKYHRHRDKIYGSDIIRASMGLRKPVTILELSQRWDEKDGFANREKRDVFIPPELVGLIEEPSTQSQSDRVDDLHSPDPQEQQRPQIKTRQNPFNSVNLQRVADGRINGVKEADQTPTEDHHELCAEPQSTQVSNFTSTADLTGKAFQLSNECQTHKVTEEEGRSIPKVLEWLWRDSQDGKLTKSVQREKNQMDPKDCGTSRAESPVVQQKTMPSPKPHRGLFALFSRAENKNRSLEVLVTNEEVTSQDNSTSEFKPDADDNIGLQDQNTKSKILQLENGNKAGGPVCEDSFQREIFLQTEVSPGRLANLKSFWERGMRRPKIPSMKNDEDEKQESEPSPQNVCNALDLSIGLLKSNEVILSNQNEKPSDLDSSEVNEDPVTKQQTDLIKTDVESLLSSSLLNDTDNTPDDKLKGDALTESLSTDTSDQRKEISTFKMSLSQQENKLPIDDLKSFWEKERSVLVGNVTHQESSSQCSSIELDIMSDSPDLMRSLNRMSLSSNKDDGLIVKEEEMEMNKKKQSLSTLPEQKQQDVRGRVHYTFHNTCNFKPKANSDKHSSPLPPLRSLSSKGRNESQESTDIYQSKDQDQTRTSSPLRQCKVPPRDPYPKNKSRKDGSPLTTFAIDIHPANKTSCTLKAKQGQTYEDNTSISLNFSGKLCKTKSPERNPMSLGQDSSELLTIPLDSKPFHSTAACSQISASMQLFMSAKHGDSEEDCPVKAALECAKPRPISISKSLEDLASTPALSAVTTNTKTSFSVPEQMKMLSLSVPAFNHDEMDYRKTDCASVSSFEFDRLKPYNTSSSICSEVASMSSVTGSAMSIYSSEFGNVEVKGTIQFAIHYLQKLGEFHIFVVQCEHLAVADPKRNRSDPYVKCYLLPDKAKYGKKKTCVRKKTLDPTYNEILRFKVPMDTLKTLKLNLSVWHNDTFGHNSFLGETELDLAEWDFNNTQRNEYLLKGRQAQVLPSPIHSACSEEIRAEMRVVLRFLSQTSDTHKNKVNGEVQIWVKECKNLPISRGSIDPFVKCTILPDTTRKSHQKTRVLKKACNPEFNHTMVYEGFKPEDLKEACVELTVWDHDRLHNYFIGGIRLGAGTGKSYGADVDWMDSNGAEAALWERMMQCHNEWVEGVLPLRMLVMARMSR; encoded by the exons ATGATTGACCTGAGCTATCTGACAGACGAGGAGCAGGGAAAGATACTGGCAGTGCTGAAGAGAGATACCAAGCTCAAGAACTCAGAAGAACAAAGAATCAA GAAGCTacataaaacagagaaagataaaagCAGGCTTAAGTATTTGACTGGGGAGTGGTTCTATGAGTCAAAATatcacagacacagagacaAGATCTATGGCTCCGACATCATCAGAGCGTCGATGGGACTGAGAAAGCCAGTGACCATAT TGGAACTTTCTCAGAGATGGGATGAGAAAGACGGTTTTGCGAACCGTGAGAAGAGAGATGTTTTCATTCCTCCAGAACTCGTAGGGCTTATTGAGGAGCCGTCCACTCAATCCCAGAGTGACAG GGTGGATGATCTTCATTCTCCAGACCCCCAGGAACAACAGAGACCTCAAATCAAG ACCAGACAGAATCCCTTCAATAGTGTGAACTTGCAGAGAGTCGCAGACGGGCGTATCAATGGAGTGAAGGAGGCTGATCAGACACCTACTGAGG ATCATCATGAGCTTTGTGCTGAGCCTCAGTCCACACAGGTGTCCAACTTCACCTCCACTGCTGATTTAACAGGTAAGGCTTTTCAATTGAGCAATGAGTGCCAGACTCATAAGGTCACAGAGGAAGAGGGTCGCTCAATTCCTAAGGTACTTGAATGGCTCTGGCGAGATTCCCAAGATGGAAAACTAACAAAATCAGTCCAGAGAGAGAAGAACCAAATGGATCCAAAGGATTGTGGAACATCAAGAGCTGAATCGCCCGTTGTACAGCAAAAGACTATGCCATCACCAAAGCCACATAGGGGGctttttgcattgttttcaaGAGCAGAGAATAAAAACAGGAGTCTTGAAGTTTTAGTAACCAATGAGGAAGTGACAAGTCAAGATAACTCAACTTCAGAATTTAAGCCTGACGCAGATGATAATATAGGTCTGCAGGATCAAAACACAAAGTCAAAAATATTGCAGTTGGAGAATGGAAACAAAGCAGGCGGTCCTGTTTGTGAAGATAGTTTTCAGAGAGAGATATTCCTCCAAACTGAGGTATCACCAGGTAGACTTGCCAACCTCAAGTCATTCTGGGAAAGAGGTATGAGAAGGCCAAAAATACCAAGCATGAAAAATGATGaagatgaaaaacaagaaagtgaACCATCCCCACAAAATGTTTGCAATGCTTTGGATTTGAGTATTGGACTATTAAAGTCCAATGAGGTTATATtatcaaatcaaaatgaaaaaccttCTGATCTGGACAGCAGTGAGGTCAATGAAGACCCAGTAACTAAACAACAAACAGACTTGATTAAAACTGATGTCGAGTCACTGTTATCCAGTTCACTGCTAAATGACACAGATAATACTCCTGACGATAAGCTGAAGGGGGATGCTCTCACTGAGTCGCTCTCCACCGATACATCTGACCAGAGGAAAGAAATCtctacttttaaaatgtccCTCAGTCAACAGGAAAATAAGTTACCAATCGATGATCTCAAGTCATTCTGGGAGAAGGAAAGAAGTGTACTTGTAGGTAATGTAACACATCAAGAGTCATCTTCGCAATGTTCCTCAATAGAACTTGATATCATGTCAGACAGTCCAGATCTGATGAGATCTCTAAACCGAATGAGTTTGTCTTCAAACAAAGATGACGGTTTGATTGTGAAGGAAGAGGAGATGGAAAtgaacaagaaaaaacaaagcCTAAGCACATTgccagaacaaaaacaacaagatgTCAGAGGTAGAGTACATTACACCTTCCACAAcacttgtaatttcaaaccaaAGGCAAATTCAGACAAACACTCAAGTCCTTTGCCTCCCCTCCGAAGTCTCTCTTCAAAAGGTCGGAATGAGAGCCAAGAGTCTACTGACATTTACCAGTCCAAAGATCAAGATCAGACCAGAACATCCAGCCCTTTACGACAATGTAAAGTACCTCCCAGAGACCCTTATCCCAAGAACAAGTCAAGGAAAGATGGTTCTCCGTTAACAACCTTTGCGATAGATATCCATCCAGCTAACAAGACTTCATGCACTCTAAAGGCCAAACAAGGCCAAACTTATGAGGACAATACCTCAATTTCATTAAATTTTTCTGGGAAATTATGCAAAACTAAAAGTCCTGAGAGAAATCCCATGTCCCTTGGCCAAGACAGCTCAGAGCTTCTTACCATCCCATTAGACAGTAAGCCATTCCACTCCACAGCTGCTTGCTCACAGATCTCAGCCTCCATGCAGCTGTTTATGTCAGCTAAACATG GTGACAGTGAAGAAGACTGCCCCGTCAAAGCCGCTCTAGAATGTGCCAAACCCAGACCCATTTCTATTTCCAAGAGTCTAGAAGACCTGGCATCCACCCCCGCAT TGTCCGCAGTGACTACAAACACCAAAACATCTTTCTCAGTCCCGGAGCAGATGAAGATGTTGAGTTTGTCTGTGCCTGCATTCAATCATGATGAG ATGGATTACAGAAAAACTGACTGTGCATCAGTGAGCAGTTTCGAATTCGACAGACTGAAACCATACAATACTTCCTCTAGTATTTGCTCTGAAGTGGCATCAATGTCTTCT GTCACTGGCAGTGCAATGAGTATCTACAGTAGTGAGTTTGGTAATGTGGAGGTCAAAGGCACAATCCAGTTTGCCATTCACTATTTGCAAAAACTAGGAGAGTTCCACATCTTTGTGGTGCAGTGCGAACATCTTGCCGTGGCTGATCCTAAGAGGAACCGGTCTGACCC GTATGTTAAATGTTACTTACTACCCGACAAAGCAAAATATGGAAAGAAGAAAACCTGTGTGAGGAAGAAAACCCTGGATCCAACATACAACGAAATTCTGAGG TTCAAGGTTCCAATGGATACTTTAAAAACTCTGAAACTAAACCTCTCTGTGTGGCACAATGACACCTTTGGCCATAACAGCTTTCTTGGAGAGACTGAGCTTGATCTGGCTGAATGGGACTTCAATAACACACAAAGGAACGAATATCTACTTAAAGGCAGG CAGGCTCAAGTTCTTCCCAGCCCAATTCATTCTGCCTGTAGTGAAGAAATAAGAGCAGAGATGAGAGTCGTTTTGCGTTTTCTCTCACAGACTTCTGACA CTCACAAAAACAAAGTGAATGGCGAGGTGCAAATCTGGGTGAAAGAATGCAAGAATCTGCCTATTTCCAGAGGTTCTATCGACCCTTTTGTTAAATG CACAATCCTTCCAGATACCACCCGTAAAAGCCATCAGAAGACCAGAGTGTTGAAAAAAGCATGCAACCCAGAGTTTAATCATACTATGGTTTATGAAGGCTTCAAGCCTGAGGACCTGAAAGAGGCCTGCGTGGAGCTTACTGTGTGGGATCATGACCGACTCCACAACTACTTCATTGGGGGTATTAGGCTTGGTGCTGGTACAG GTAAAAGTTACGGAGCTGATGTGGACTGGATGGACTCTAACGGTGCTGAAGCAGCCCTGTGGGAGAGAATGATGCAGTGCCACAATGAATGGGTGGAAGGTGTACTACCTTTGAGAATGCTGGTTATGGCTCGAATGTCTAGATAG